Proteins encoded within one genomic window of Lysinibacillus louembei:
- a CDS encoding dimethylarginine dimethylaminohydrolase family protein, with translation MTSIFVKSEFAPLQRVVLAQSEFAFPAVSNRIDEEFLTEESIALYKTVDVEGKNYKEVFPDRQKAWEEERANLKKILEKHGVEVLLPRMLTDYEKEIGYEDGYSNFFIRDPFFTVGNMLIEGSLRFPHRRNEVLPARNILVEEANQNSCLYIAIPKPDISLGSDSEQGPFLEGGDVLVLDQTIYVGNSGLASNSNGVQWLSNLTSNFGYQVIEVPLHHTILHLDCALSIVREGLIIICEEAFLNGIPEQFKNWDQIHVTLEQASRLATNGLPINDHVYITDYEFDFIGAELEKRGIKVEYIDFQISRSFGGSFRCSTQPLLRNEK, from the coding sequence ATGACTTCTATTTTTGTAAAAAGTGAATTTGCACCATTACAAAGAGTAGTGCTAGCACAATCGGAGTTTGCCTTTCCAGCAGTTAGTAATCGCATAGACGAGGAATTTTTAACAGAGGAAAGCATTGCATTATATAAAACTGTAGATGTCGAAGGAAAAAACTATAAAGAGGTTTTCCCTGACAGACAAAAGGCATGGGAGGAGGAACGAGCAAATTTAAAAAAGATTTTAGAAAAGCATGGTGTAGAGGTGCTTTTACCACGTATGCTAACAGATTATGAAAAGGAAATAGGCTATGAGGATGGCTACAGCAATTTCTTTATTCGTGACCCTTTCTTCACAGTCGGCAATATGCTCATTGAAGGCTCATTGCGTTTCCCGCATCGTCGAAATGAGGTGCTACCAGCACGCAATATATTAGTAGAAGAGGCTAATCAAAACAGCTGTCTGTACATCGCAATTCCAAAGCCTGATATTTCATTAGGCAGTGATTCCGAGCAAGGACCGTTTTTAGAGGGCGGTGACGTATTAGTATTAGATCAAACGATTTATGTTGGTAATTCTGGTCTTGCTTCAAATAGTAACGGTGTCCAATGGTTAAGTAATTTAACGAGCAATTTTGGTTATCAAGTCATTGAAGTGCCTTTGCACCATACGATTTTGCATCTCGATTGTGCATTAAGCATTGTACGTGAGGGCTTAATCATCATTTGCGAGGAAGCCTTTTTAAACGGTATTCCAGAGCAGTTTAAAAATTGGGATCAAATTCATGTGACACTTGAGCAAGCATCTCGCCTTGCGACAAATGGTTTACCAATTAATGACCATGTCTATATAACTGACTATGAATTTGATTTTATTGGTGCTGAGCTTGAAAAGCGTGGCATAAAGGTGGAATACATCGATTTTCAAATTTCAAGAAGCTTCGGTGGCTCGTTCCGTTGCAGCACACAGCCACTGTTGCGTAATGAAAAATAA
- a CDS encoding SDR family NAD(P)-dependent oxidoreductase, translated as MRLQEQRLQQAVQGKTILITGASSGIGRDTALLLARYGAKLIVVGRNEERLRDVAMQTGAQMYVMDLREEQNRQQLCREIQQLDIFINNAGISIHRSIYDALERPHDFRRTMAINYFAPVELMLHFIPLLDAAQGQIVNVSTINTKFRPMAKWSAYQASKAAFDTWLRAVAPEVKHTVSTIYLPLVRTPMIAPTKQYERMPAMSSEAAAKRIARLLYTKKREDQPWWLLFLRYVRP; from the coding sequence ATGCGTTTACAGGAGCAGCGACTTCAGCAGGCAGTACAAGGGAAAACGATATTAATTACAGGAGCGAGCTCAGGCATTGGGCGAGATACCGCCCTGTTATTAGCTCGTTATGGAGCGAAGCTAATAGTTGTCGGTCGCAATGAAGAGCGTTTACGTGATGTGGCTATGCAGACAGGTGCACAGATGTATGTAATGGATTTGCGTGAAGAGCAAAATCGCCAGCAGCTCTGTCGCGAAATCCAGCAATTAGATATTTTCATTAATAATGCAGGCATATCAATTCACCGTTCGATTTATGATGCATTAGAGCGTCCGCATGATTTTAGGCGCACAATGGCTATTAACTATTTTGCTCCTGTTGAGCTAATGCTCCATTTTATTCCATTGCTAGATGCAGCACAAGGACAAATTGTTAATGTTTCAACGATTAATACAAAGTTTCGTCCAATGGCAAAATGGTCTGCTTATCAAGCATCAAAGGCGGCATTTGATACATGGCTACGCGCTGTTGCACCAGAAGTGAAGCACACTGTTTCCACTATTTATTTGCCACTCGTTCGGACACCAATGATTGCACCAACAAAACAATATGAGCGTATGCCAGCGATGTCTAGTGAAGCTGCAGCAAAGCGTATTGCTCGTTTACTATATACGAAAAAGAGGGAGGATCAACCTTGGTGGCTACTATTTCTACGTTACGTGAGACCTTAA